The following are encoded together in the Cheilinus undulatus linkage group 3, ASM1832078v1, whole genome shotgun sequence genome:
- the LOC121507364 gene encoding SRSF protein kinase 2-like, protein MSSSYAAAISALLSASSSGPPIKSSPQPSPKATGSPTRLPPPAQCSPSVQIHPQSPEPLGSYDEQQENPADYGIGGYYNVEIGEIFVDRYQVVKKLGWGHFSTVWLCWDMVKGHFVALKVVKSAQTFTETALDEIKLLKCVRDSDPKDTKRERIVHLIDDFRITGVNGEHVCMVLEVLGHQLLRWIVKSNYCGLPLPCVKSILRQVLQGLDYLHAKCKIIHTDIKPENILLRVDEAYVQKLAANTKLWQLPESPAYTSSAMNGSSREKQSLSNLFGKLTGVFHSLGEWSSKISSSPIKRLTRKDRSRRGQKSAADSHHKDKLQVSFSDDSAPSTTPNSKRHSKLTALTNLAFRRHTLLFEDGQDWAPHSHRDSICSWPDLNTDGPITGSRSVLLHQTSDQELPKPSPSSPRGGTDSGGLLDLLKPQNADKILIKIADLGNACWVHKHFTEDIQTCQYRSVEVLIGADYSTPADIWSTACMAFELATGDYLFDPQSGATFTREEDHIAHIIELLGPLPSQFALSGRNSKKYFNRKGQLRHITKLKPWSLFEILLDKYEWPREEALQFSSFLLTMLELLPEQRATAAQCLRHPWITS, encoded by the exons ATGTCCTCTTCATATGCTGCTGCTATATCAGCCCTTCTTTCAGCCAGCTCTTCAGGTCCACCCATCAAATCCAGCCCTCAACCCTCCCCCAAAGCAACAGGGAGTCCTACAAGGCTCCCTCCGCCTGCCCAATGCTCTCCATCTGTGCAGATTCATCCTCAGTCACCTGAGCCGCTGGGATCTTATGACGAGCAGCAGGAGAACCCTGCAGATTACGGCATAG GCGGTTACTACAATGTAGAGATCGGAGAGATTTTCGTTGACCGTTACCAGGTGGttaaaaagttgggatgggGCCACTTCTCTACTGTATGGCTCTGCTGGGACATGGT GAAGGGGCATTTTGTGGCTCTGAAGGTGGTGAAGAGTGCTCAAACATTCACAGAGACGGCACTGGATGAGATCAAACTTCTGAAATGT GTAAGGGACAGTGACCCCAAAGATACGAAGCGAGAGAGAATCGTTCATCTTATTGATGACTTTCGGATCACTGGAGTAAATGGAGAGC ATGTCTGCATGGTTTTGGAGGTTCTTGGCCACCAGCTACTGAGGTGGATCGTCAAATCCAACTACTGTGGCCTCCCCCTGCCCTGTGTTAAGAGCATCCTCAGACAG GTTCTGCAGGGTTTAGATTACTTGCATGCCAAATGCAAGATTATTCACACAGACATCAAACCAGAAAACATCCTGTTAAGAGTGGACGAGGCTTATGTTCAGAAACTCGCCGCCAATACCAAGCTGTGGCAGCTGCCAGAATCTCCTGCATACACCAGCTCTGCAA TGAATGGAAGCTCCAGAGAAAAACAG AGTTTATCCAACCTGTTTGGAAAGCTGACTGGGGTTTTCCACAGTCTGGGGGAGTGG TCCAGTAAAATATCCAGCAGCCCTATCAAGCGACTGACGAGGAAAGACAGGAGTCGACGAGGGCAGAAGAGTGCTGCTGACAGCCATCATAAAGACAAACTTCAAGTGTCGTTCTCTGATGACTCTGCTCCCTCTACCACCCCAAACTCAAAGCGTCACTCTAAGCTCACGGCCCTCACTAACCTTGCATTCAGGAGGCACACTCTGCTGTTTGAAGACGGACAGGACTGGGCTCCACACAGCCACCGAGACTCCATCTGCTCGTGGCCTGACCTCAACACAGATGGTCCTATTACTGGTTCCAGATCAGTGTTACTACATCAGACTTCAGACCAAGAACTACCTAAACCTTCACCATCCTCTCCTCGTG gGGGCACTGACTCTGGTGGACTTTTGGACCTGCTAAAGCCTCAAAATGCCGATAAAATTCTCATCAAGATTGCTGACCTTGGCAATGCCTGCTGGGTG CATAAACACTTCACTGAGGACATCCAGACGTGTCAGTATCGCTCTGTGGAGGTTCTGATCGGCGCTGATTACAGCACACCGGCTGACATCTGGAGCACGGCTTgcatg GCTTTTGAGCTCGCCACAGGGGACTATCTTTTTGACCCCCAATCAGGAGCAACATTTACTCGCGAGGAAG ATCACATTGCACACATCATTGAGCTGTTAGGACCCCTCCCATCTCAGTTTGCTCTGTCAGGGAGAAATTCCAAAAAATACTTCAACCGTAAAG GACAACTGCGACACATCACCAAGCTGAAGCCGTGGAGCTTATTTGAGATTCTGCTGGATAAGTACGAGTGGCCACGTGAGGAGGCCCTACAGTTCAGCTCGTTCCTCCTGACCATGCTGGAGCTgctgccagagcagagagccacggCTGCTCAGTGTCTCAGACACCCCTGGATCACCTCCTAG